A segment of the Mastacembelus armatus chromosome 7, fMasArm1.2, whole genome shotgun sequence genome:
TGACCCTATTTGTATTTTCAGGGTCCACAGAGGCCACTTCTTCAATTTGGCCTGCAGGAGGTGCAATTTCCCCAACAGTGGGGGAGAACGTGACATGGTGTTGATGCTGggtggtgctgctggtggaTGCAGGCACTTGTCCCACAGCTAGCCTCAGAGTCCCGACCCCATCGCTGGCTGCTGCCTGGGCAGGTGGGTGGCGCTTTTCTGGCAAAGGAGGCTGGGGGTGAGGAAGGGGGATAGAGATGGTCGAGTAGTTGGAGTAGGAAGATGGATAGAGCTGAGGAGTGTGAGCAGAGTAGCACTGCCTCCTGTTACTGTCTAGCACAGCAGTCTGCTCCATAGCTGTGGAGTGGTGATGAGGGGGTCCTTGCTGCTGAATATGGTTTGAATGGTGGGAGTCAGACCCGCTCAACATCAGCCTCCTACCAAGGGTAGCAAAGCCAGGAACTGGAGCATCAGAGACAGGGGAACCCTCCATGCTACTGGTTGCACCCTGGGGGGATGATGAAACTGGGGTGGGAGAAGCAGGAGCCTGTGGGCCAGTGGGTTTTGGGACCTCTGGGTGAGAATCCCTGGTTGGAGAAGATCCATTGATCTGTGTTGGAATTGGACCTGCAGAGCCAGGGACCTGGGTCTGGCTCTGAGGCTGGGATATTGCCTCTGCCACAGCAGAAGGCAAAGCAGCAGCCTCTGAAGAATGGGGTGTCTGAGCAGGGTGAGGGCCAGGTTGGGGTTGTGTATCTGGTGCAGGTGAAGCATGGAGAAGGGATGAAGGAGCTTGGTAGTGCTCCTGGTTTGATGATTTTGCTGTGACGGAGTCAAAAGGAGAAGCTGATGACATGTCTGCACTACAGTGCTGCTGTTGGGGCGGTGTAGGGGACAGGTCTGCTTGGGCAGTGCAGTGATTACGGGGTTCTGTTGGTACaggtgtggctgtgtgtgactgtgtctcTTTGGTGGCCTGTGGCAGGGATGATGGCTCTGCGCTGCTGGATTGACTTTCTTGGACAATATTACCAGCATTAAAATGTCCATCCTGAGGCTTGGAAATGTTGTAGTCACTGCTGATGATGTCTGTGGTCCGGATCTCATACTCCCTCCCTCCTGGACTAGGACTTAAATGGACACCAAGTATTACTGTCACAGACCTGCTTATGATCTAGAGAATTGTTTCTAAAAAGTCTATTCTGATCTACTTCCTTAATTCTCACTGTCATCAACTGAACCCAACACACAACCAACTAACCATGCTGACTGCAGCTGAAATGTCAAacgggatgttttcatcccttTTCTCTTGCTGATAAAACTTGCGTAGTAAAAGAATAATGGGGGAATACCTTTCTTGTGCACGTAGAGGGCTGCTGGTGTGGACAGGAGTAGATGGGCCAGACATGTCGGATGGCGTGGAACATGTGGCATGTCCGTCTCTGTGGACCCGTTTAAAGGATCCGTGGGTAATGTGATCTCTCCAGCCAACACTTTCACCAGAGCTACGAAGGCCATCTGAGAAAGGAACAACATAATGGGTTACACTTACAAAAAATAACATCCATTAATTCAGTACCAACTGGTATGGGCAGTTGGCAAGACAAGGAAAGTTGTGACTAATGAATAAGGTATCTGACTAGTTAAGCACAAATTTTCAGTGGATGCTGTTGCTTATTATGAATAATTTGAGTATTCCCAATTCCCATTaggagaaaacacatttctgaaatCCTCAGTCTTAATGTGACTCACCAGTGTGTGAGTCAGAGCCATATGACTGCTGTGACtcaggatggtgatgatggtggttATGATTATGCTGTGATTGCCCATTGCTATGGCTGGAAGGTCCTGTCATAGAGGAAGCAGGAGGCAGCGGGGATGTGGACTCAGACTGATAGCCAGAGGCGTAACCCCTGCTCTCAGATGGAGAGGGCTGGTAAGGTGAACAGGGGCACACCTGGCGGGGTGTTTGGtaaccactgctgctgctgctgtacttTAAATCCAGGTGAGAATGAGCATGGGACCTTGATGCTTCTGGATATGCTGGGTGACCCGATGGCAAAGGGTCAAATGTGAAAGCTGGAAGGTCATGACCCTGTGGACCATAAGAAGCTACAGTGGCCCTCCTGTGCCAATACTCAgcctctctgtccctctcccaTTGCAGCTCAGCCTCCCTGTCTCGCTCCCAGTGGAGGGACAGCTCTCTGCCTCGCCTCAGCCCAGGATCTCTCTCCCAGTGAAGCTCTGACCCGTGGGGTAACTCTGCTTCCCTAGCTCTCCTAAGCCCCACATCCCTCTGCTGaagctctgcctctctgtcccAGTGAAAGCTGTCTCCTCGATCCAGCCTCAGGCTGTGATAGGCTGCTGAGTCATCTCTCCTGATGCTGCAGTCTCTACAAGGGCAGCCAGGGCCCGGCAGGCTATCCATTAGCATTATATCATGGTAGGTAGGGCTGGTGGAGGGTTTAGGGTGGTGTGTGTGGGGATGGTGGTGGCTATGAGGTGTATTAGGGTGATGGTAGGGACCATAATCATCTTCACGACAGCAGATGTGGCCCTGGGCAGAGAGAGGATGATGATGTTGGTGGTTGTGAGAGTGAGGAGAAAGGCTCGGTGATGGGTATGGGCAAATATGCCGAGATGGGGGAGCATCCGAGCAGGAGCGGTGTAGGTAGTGTGGTGGGCCATTTTGGCGGTCCCACACTAAATCTGGAGGTGGAAGAGACTGGTGGGGGTGTGGATTGTAGTGCTGGCACAGATCCATGTGTGCTGGAGGAACGGGTGGACCAGGGCTGGTGGAAGGGGGTGCCCCATGGTGCCCATTGGTGCCAGGGGCCCGATCGAGGCAGTAACCATTAGGCATGAGGAGGGTGCGGTCACAGCCTGGCTCAGCACAGCGCTGAGAACGGTAACCATCCCGGCAGGAGCAAGACCGACTGAGCCTCAGCGTCCCAGTTTGCTCTGAAGGCAAGGAGTCTCCATCGTCCAAAATGGCGGTCTCTCGCTCTCCATCTCGGTTTCCTTCTATGCCTCCAAGAAGACGTTCAAGCTCCTCTCGCTCCTGTCTAGTTGGAGGTGGCGGACGGATGGACTCCTCCTGGTGGTCCGGATGGAGAGATGATTGGTTCAAATTGATGGAATGGCCTGAAAGGGCAGAGTCAGAACCTTGAGCCAAGAGATGATCAGGCCTATCTTCTCCGAGGCCTGCCCCTGGACTGCTGCCATTGGTCGAGGGGAGAGAACCAGAGCTAGGGCCTCTGCGCTTCTTGATCTGAGCATAGAGACTGCCATCCAGAGGCCCTCGGGTGTGGGCAATATCTAAGGCAAAATAACAGTGACAAGATCAGCTGTCAAACAGTACTCATTAGCAATTTATCGCAATTATAGTATAAACCTGTTTAAACTTTTTTCAGCTTGCATTGTTCCTGCTTGTCATTTAATGTTTACATCTTTCAAACAATTTTCCAATATTATTAACTCCTTAAAATTAAGCTGTGAATggctaaaaagaaaacatctacCCTCCAGACTGTCCTGGTATCGCTGGTTAAAGTTCTCATAGGAATCCCAGCGAACCACTGGGTCAGCAGTGTTGTAGTCGACTGTAACAGCTGGGTCATTCTTCTGGTACTCACGACCTGAAGAAATAAATTTTGTTTCCATTTGCTTTCTTCCTTAAACAGTAATTTTGAACAAGTGTTTAGAGCCCAGTTGAGCACTTGTCAGGTTTTCTTTTACCCCTTTCGCAAACATGAACTTTCAGAtaacaaacagataaacaaagTCCTGAGAACCAACCTTTGATCTTCTCAGgcccagaggagaagacaaACTCCACTGTAGCATCAGATGGAAAACGCTCATCTGTAAGAAGAAAGTATTAAAACATGGTGCAACAGAGAGAATATAATTCTTAGATCACTTTAGTGGCTTTGTTTCTAACATAAAATATACTTAGTTTAAGATAGGATAAAGATAAGAAACTTCATCCTCAAAGGGTAAATTTTAGGTTTAGGATTCTCTATACATTACAGCCTAAAAATGTAGAGTCATCATGAGATCCAGATTTATGAAGTGCTTTGAAGATGTGGGGAGCCCTCAGAATGGAATCGAACTGTGTTTGTGCTCTAGTATGTCAAATAAACTGTGCTAATACCTTCCACAGATGCATCCAGAGCTACACAAGCCCACAATCGTGTGTTGATGTATAATAATTTAGTATAATGGATCACAACCACATATATGACCTCCTTTGCTTTTCAGTTACaggttttcagtcatttcagagAAAGTCAAACAGGAGGAAGTGAAGTAATGGCCATATTTCATTATGGACTtaagaaatacacacagcacTTACTGGGCCTCCTTCACTTTCTCTGAGGAAAAGTTAAGACTAGTACAGTACAATTCATTTTCACTATTCTTGCCTCCAGAGAGTTGTTATTATGTCCAGGATGGGGTTTGTGCTACTACTATTTAGGGATTCATTCAACCATGGTATTATGATGtaaaaccacagcaacctcATTCCCACAATGCCACTTTACAGAGCTGCCATTATGTCAGTTGGTGTGTATGTCGTGATTATCCTACCACAATTAACAAATTGTGCTCAAAtgacttttttcatttaaaaaaatattcaaagctGCAAAATCAGGACTGATTCACTGGTGTTTAGGGAACAATACACAAAAGTAAACTCAAGGCTCAGTTTGCATTCCCTGTGACTCTTCTCCACTTCTGCTACTGGTATATAAATGCAAACTGCTAAATATCTGACTGTTCGGCTGCTCAATCCTCTACTATGTTCATTAGCTTAACTCTGTCATCTGCACAGCATTTTTCTATGactgataattctctgtggctTCATCACTGTGTGCGACTCCTTTTTACATAAAAGTAATATAATACATtgtaaaaatagtaaaaattcTGATAGCAAATTCTATCAAAGCCATTGTGCTCATACTATACAGGATATCTGCTGAACTTGACACTTAAAGAAATGCAGTACCAAAGAAGAATAGGTACAGGATACACTGAATGTGTggcttgttttgtcttgtttaaGTTTCCATTCCAGCAAAGTCTCTTGGATTCTGTTCCAACTCCTCCTCTTTATATGCTCATACAGTCTCTGGTCTGGTTTCTCTATTTACCATGTGAATAAACTTACCAGTACATGCTTCATCAAGCTCCCCTTTGCCAAACCAGAGCTGGGATCCGTGGATGGTGCATGTGTGGAACTGTAGCCTGAACACGGTGTCTCTGTCAGCACTGTGGGCTCGCCTGTGGTAGCATTTGACCTGCAGGGGGCAGCAGACAGTGAAAAAGTGCCACCATTGGTTGCAGCCGCAGGTCAAAATACATGTGGGATAATAAGAGGGTTGAACATTAAATTTGAAGGTTTATGTTCCAAAATGAGTGACACCTACACTTTTGAAATGACTGGCTGCACAAAGCAGACAAATTATGATTCCTTGTTAACAAAGTGATAAAACCTTTTTCCAGACCAATTTCAGAACTATGAAAACGTCAAACTACGTTGGTATATGTAGTATCATCGTAAAGTCTTTTCTCCTACATGTTGACGACATTGATGATAAATGGTGTTAAGCGATTACGACCCATGTCACGGAActtctgtttgtcattttcttccCTAATGACTTACCATGATGTCACCCTTTAGCAGCAGTGCTGGTTCGATGGTCACACACAAACGTCTGCCTCCAGTGCCTTGAAGatcactgcagacacacaaacaagcctgttagataataaaaaataccaGGAGCACAAGAAAATAAGGTTGTCACCAAAAATAGGCAAACTAACACATTGTGAAGAACTGGATTTGTTGGTATAGACTAATATGATGATACAAATCTGACCATGTAATTAGTTGAAATGATTGACTGTAGCACCATTTTGATCATGTCACCCAACAATGGCTATGTTCACATTTATAACATGGCCAGGCTTTGAGATAAACAGTAAAGCCTGAAGATATGAGTACAAAGATGGACTGAAGAAGAAAGATGcccttttttcccctcctgtTTCTTGTTATACTGTGACTGTGTTGAAACCTCAACTCAAAGAAAACATCCCTGTGCTGAAACATACACCCGGGCTAATCTGTTGGCCATAAGACAGCAAGAGTTAGACTCACTATATTCCTGAAGTGTAGACCAGCTGCATGGCCTGGTAGATCTTCAAGAAGGGGTAGTAACCTGAAGAGATACACAAGGGAGAAGTTCAGACATAGTGAGCCAGATCAACATGAAGACAGAGGAATGTGCTGACTTGTGCCACCCCTGCTCCTGGAGCTAATCATCTCATTAAAGATaaacagacgtgtgtgtgttggaggagGAATGAATGTAATAATCTATGAGAGCTGCAGTCAAAGATACTGTGATTCAGGATAGAAGCATCTTAGTCCTTGCCACTGGTGATGTGGGGGAAAAAGGAATCAGGAAAAAACACTTAGTGGTGAAACCTGTATTTTTTCTAAAGGGATGTTATTTACTGATGATGGTGGCACAGCTGGATCAGCTGTCAGACAGCTCTTGAACAGAGTTCATATGTGCAGATGACATATTCACGAGTCTACTGACAGCTTCTCCTCTACTGGaatattttttatgtgatttatttttatttgaaattacaATTGCATGTTTTTTGAAGTGGAAATTCATTAATTAACAAATGGAAAtaatgtagtgttttttttgtgacagCAGACTCTCACTTTTGATGCAGGACAAGGGTGAGAAATGACAGATCATTAAATTGTGTCTTATGGTTCTGTAGTGTCACAAATACATCATTTTTAAACTACCGTACATCTTGTGACACCCAggctgattgtgtttttttatctgGCATCAAATGTTTTGCTGATAAAATATCAAAGCTGCCTATTCAACCGCAGCATCCAAACAACAGATTTTGTAACCACTTCATAATAACAGACCAGAACGAACACTGAGCGGCATACAAAGAAGCTGTGATGTTTCCATGCAGATGCAAACATGCAGATGCAGTGCCTGAGGCAGGCAATGCACAGATTATGTTTTGTGCTTTGGTGTCtaaaattacaaacacaaacctccTTCACCCTGGAAGTTAGGGAGTGATGGGATGAGAACttgatggaggaagagagggcTGCTGTTCATCTTGATCGTCCCAGACAGAAGGCCCCCGAAGTAATAGATATACCTGACAAGAGTGAGAAACTCTTATGATATAAAAATGAGGACTAAGAATATTAAGACATAGACTGAGACTGTGAACAGacatcaaaagacaaaaaataaaaataaaaatacaaactgcCCCAGATAATAATGTCAGATGACCGGCCAACAGTGGTTTTAGTCTTTAGCCAGTTTGGAATTTCTGAGTATATGTTTCTGTTACAAACATGCTATCAAAGGAATAGTACTTTTTTGCTTAGAGTTAGATCataagattgataccactcttaTGTCTGTACACTGCAAACAACATGTGGctattttagattaaaataaagactggaaacagggaggtagctctggctctgtccaaaatgaacaaaatccacctaccaGCATCTCTAAAACTTGTGTAATGTTAAGTTCTACTTTGTTTGTCATCTGTGCAAACCAAAGTGTACAAAAAACAAGTTGGGTAACTTTGGACAAAGTCAGTCTGGCTGTGGGAAAGAGGATAAGACACTGGATTCTCAACATGAAGCTAGAGTCAACAGGTCACAGCTTACCTTAGTATTAATTAGGCTTAGATAAAGGCTGGAAGTAGAACCTGGCTTAAAAAACTGACTAActtgtatatttatttgttcaATTTGCAAAATTACATGCTGCTGTAAACCTTGTCTTGGCCAAGTGGGGACCTCCTGGTGTTTTATCAATGCAAGCTGTCCTGGTAATGAATAGTAATGAGACTTGTTACAGTTCTAGTACTATTTTTAAAGGTTCTGTGTGTAATATacagagtgatctattagcagaaatggaatatagcaTTCATAACACATTGTCATATAATCTCTGAATTAGCCTAaaatctacacagggagcaggtctcctgtCAGGGAGGCAGTCATGTTTCTACaatagcccagaacagacaaaccaaaca
Coding sequences within it:
- the tns2a gene encoding tensin-2 isoform X4; translation: MGCVLSSDWCGEEEVQPVPVVRSSSLKRRSLERTDSGRMRLTKAGKVEPHVFKEKTFKKKRQCSVCRQNIDSVGSFCRVCKTATHRKCEAKVTSACIPAPSNDLQRRGTTPSRHIQHLGSTKSLTYTKQRNTLPRSFSVDRVMERVMERHYDFDLTYITERIISVFFPPKLEEQRYRLNLKEVAAMLKSKHQDKFLLLNLSERRHDISRLNPKVHDFGWPDLHAPPLDKICAICKAMETWLTSDPQHVVVLHCKGNKGKTGVIIAAYMHYSKISAGADQALSTLAMRKFCEDKVSSSLQPSQNRYIYYFGGLLSGTIKMNSSPLFLHQVLIPSLPNFQGEGGYYPFLKIYQAMQLVYTSGIYDLQGTGGRRLCVTIEPALLLKGDIMVKCYHRRAHSADRDTVFRLQFHTCTIHGSQLWFGKGELDEACTDERFPSDATVEFVFSSGPEKIKGREYQKNDPAVTVDYNTADPVVRWDSYENFNQRYQDSLEDIAHTRGPLDGSLYAQIKKRRGPSSGSLPSTNGSSPGAGLGEDRPDHLLAQGSDSALSGHSINLNQSSLHPDHQEESIRPPPPTRQEREELERLLGGIEGNRDGERETAILDDGDSLPSEQTGTLRLSRSCSCRDGYRSQRCAEPGCDRTLLMPNGYCLDRAPGTNGHHGAPPSTSPGPPVPPAHMDLCQHYNPHPHQSLPPPDLVWDRQNGPPHYLHRSCSDAPPSRHICPYPSPSLSPHSHNHQHHHPLSAQGHICCREDDYGPYHHPNTPHSHHHPHTHHPKPSTSPTYHDIMLMDSLPGPGCPCRDCSIRRDDSAAYHSLRLDRGDSFHWDREAELQQRDVGLRRAREAELPHGSELHWERDPGLRRGRELSLHWERDREAELQWERDREAEYWHRRATVASYGPQGHDLPAFTFDPLPSGHPAYPEASRSHAHSHLDLKYSSSSSGYQTPRQVCPCSPYQPSPSESRGYASGYQSESTSPLPPASSMTGPSSHSNGQSQHNHNHHHHHPESQQSYGSDSHTDGLRSSGESVGWRDHITHGSFKRVHRDGHATCSTPSDMSGPSTPVHTSSPLRAQESPSPGGREYEIRTTDIISSDYNISKPQDGHFNAGNIVQESQSSSAEPSSLPQATKETQSHTATPVPTEPRNHCTAQADLSPTPPQQQHCSADMSSASPFDSVTAKSSNQEHYQAPSSLLHASPAPDTQPQPGPHPAQTPHSSEAAALPSAVAEAISQPQSQTQVPGSAGPIPTQINGSSPTRDSHPEVPKPTGPQAPASPTPVSSSPQGATSSMEGSPVSDAPVPGFATLGRRLMLSGSDSHHSNHIQQQGPPHHHSTAMEQTAVLDSNRRQCYSAHTPQLYPSSYSNYSTISIPLPHPQPPLPEKRHPPAQAAASDGVGTLRLAVGQVPASTSSTTQHQHHVTFSPTVGEIAPPAGQIEEVASVDPENTNRVSVKFVQDSSRFWYKPSISREQAIAALKEREPGTFLIRDSNSFQGAYGLALKVATPPANVNNHSSKVSDPLEQLVRHFLIETGPRGVKIKGCQNEPYFGSLSALVYQHSITPISLPCTLKISEKDLIGDMQEVQAVTNISTAADLLKQGAACNVLYLNSVETESLTGPQAIAKATDATLGCNPRPAATVVQFKVTSQGITLTDSQRRVFFRRHYPVNSVTFSSIDPKDRRWTNSDTTTVKVFGFVAKKPGSLAENVCHLFAELDPEQPASAIVNFINKVMLSQRR
- the tns2a gene encoding tensin-2 isoform X3; translation: MNKAGKVEPHVFKEKTFKKKRQCSVCRQNIDSVGSFCRVCKTATHRKCEAKVTSACIPAPSNDLQRRGTTPSRHIQHLGSTKSLTYTKQRNTLPRSFSVDRVMERVMERHYDFDLTYITERIISVFFPPKLEEQRYRLNLKEVAAMLKSKHQDKFLLLNLSERRHDISRLNPKVHDFGWPDLHAPPLDKICAICKAMETWLTSDPQHVVVLHCKGNKGKTGVIIAAYMHYSKISAGADQALSTLAMRKFCEDKVSSSLQPSQNRYIYYFGGLLSGTIKMNSSPLFLHQVLIPSLPNFQGEGGYYPFLKIYQAMQLVYTSGIYDLQGTGGRRLCVTIEPALLLKGDIMVKCYHRRAHSADRDTVFRLQFHTCTIHGSQLWFGKGELDEACTDERFPSDATVEFVFSSGPEKIKGREYQKNDPAVTVDYNTADPVVRWDSYENFNQRYQDSLEDIAHTRGPLDGSLYAQIKKRRGPSSGSLPSTNGSSPGAGLGEDRPDHLLAQGSDSALSGHSINLNQSSLHPDHQEESIRPPPPTRQEREELERLLGGIEGNRDGERETAILDDGDSLPSEQTGTLRLSRSCSCRDGYRSQRCAEPGCDRTLLMPNGYCLDRAPGTNGHHGAPPSTSPGPPVPPAHMDLCQHYNPHPHQSLPPPDLVWDRQNGPPHYLHRSCSDAPPSRHICPYPSPSLSPHSHNHQHHHPLSAQGHICCREDDYGPYHHPNTPHSHHHPHTHHPKPSTSPTYHDIMLMDSLPGPGCPCRDCSIRRDDSAAYHSLRLDRGDSFHWDREAELQQRDVGLRRAREAELPHGSELHWERDPGLRRGRELSLHWERDREAELQWERDREAEYWHRRATVASYGPQGHDLPAFTFDPLPSGHPAYPEASRSHAHSHLDLKYSSSSSGYQTPRQVCPCSPYQPSPSESRGYASGYQSESTSPLPPASSMTGPSSHSNGQSQHNHNHHHHHPESQQSYGSDSHTDGLRSSGESVGWRDHITHGSFKRVHRDGHATCSTPSDMSGPSTPVHTSSPLRAQESPSPGGREYEIRTTDIISSDYNISKPQDGHFNAGNIVQESQSSSAEPSSLPQATKETQSHTATPVPTEPRNHCTAQADLSPTPPQQQHCSADMSSASPFDSVTAKSSNQEHYQAPSSLLHASPAPDTQPQPGPHPAQTPHSSEAAALPSAVAEAISQPQSQTQVPGSAGPIPTQINGSSPTRDSHPEVPKPTGPQAPASPTPVSSSPQGATSSMEGSPVSDAPVPGFATLGRRLMLSGSDSHHSNHIQQQGPPHHHSTAMEQTAVLDSNRRQCYSAHTPQLYPSSYSNYSTISIPLPHPQPPLPEKRHPPAQAAASDGVGTLRLAVGQVPASTSSTTQHQHHVTFSPTVGEIAPPAGQIEEVASVDPENTNRVSVKFVQDSSRFWYKPSISREQAIAALKEREPGTFLIRDSNSFQGAYGLALKVATPPANVNNHSSKVSDPLEQLVRHFLIETGPRGVKIKGCQNEPYFGSLSALVYQHSITPISLPCTLKISEKDLIGDMQEVQAVTNISTAADLLKQGAACNVLYLNSVETESLTGPQAIAKATDATLGCNPRPAATVVQFKVTSQGITLTDSQRRVFFRRHYPVNSVTFSSIDPKDRRVFGFVAKKPGSLAENVCHLFAELDPEQPASAIVNFINKVMLSQRR